The following coding sequences lie in one SAR86 cluster bacterium genomic window:
- the lipB gene encoding lipoyl(octanoyl) transferase LipB translates to MKSISFKELGIQDYKKTWASMINYVLSRAQSDIDEVWFLEHKSIFTLGLGATEENILDPGSIPVLRSDRGGQVTYHGPGQLVVYFIINIRRLGWGPKTLISNLEKIVIEVLSDFNILGTREPGKPGVYVEGKKIASIGLKIKRGYSYHGVSLNVDMDLEPFKRINTCGYDSLEVTQMKDHCHISFDEVRSAFKRSIQKNLPLKAA, encoded by the coding sequence TTGAAGAGTATTTCTTTTAAAGAGTTAGGCATTCAAGATTATAAAAAGACTTGGGCATCTATGATCAATTATGTCCTTTCAAGAGCTCAATCAGATATAGATGAGGTTTGGTTCTTGGAACATAAGTCTATTTTTACATTGGGCTTGGGCGCTACTGAGGAAAATATACTTGATCCAGGGAGTATCCCTGTTCTTAGATCAGATAGAGGTGGCCAAGTAACTTATCACGGCCCAGGACAGCTAGTAGTTTATTTCATTATTAATATTAGGAGGTTGGGTTGGGGTCCAAAAACTTTAATAAGTAATTTAGAAAAAATTGTTATTGAAGTTTTATCTGATTTCAATATTCTAGGGACTAGGGAGCCTGGTAAGCCTGGAGTTTATGTAGAGGGAAAAAAAATAGCTTCTATCGGGCTTAAAATTAAAAGAGGTTATAGCTATCACGGTGTCAGCCTAAATGTAGATATGGATTTGGAACCATTTAAACGTATAAATACATGTGGTTATGATTCTTTAGAGGTTACTCAAATGAAAGATCATTGTCATATTTCATTTGATGAAGTTAGAAGTGCCTTTAAACGAAGTATACAAAAAAATTTACCCCTTAAAGCAGCATGA
- a CDS encoding TRAP transporter small permease subunit, giving the protein MGKLINNLDRVSELTGKIASWFVLLMVLITCVVVIMRYALGLGSVLLQDVVLYLHGGLFLLGASFAFKRDAHVRVDIFYRDMSDKNKSIINMLGNIFLLQPLCLVIFFYSFGFVEFSWKIMETSPEPEGLPFVYLQKTLLLLMSFLLWLQSISEILKSFTTFKHG; this is encoded by the coding sequence TTGGGTAAATTAATTAATAATCTAGATAGAGTATCTGAGCTAACTGGAAAAATTGCTTCTTGGTTCGTTTTGCTTATGGTCCTTATTACTTGTGTCGTTGTAATCATGAGATATGCCTTAGGTCTTGGTTCAGTACTACTCCAAGATGTTGTGCTTTATCTTCATGGAGGGCTTTTCCTTCTAGGAGCGTCTTTTGCCTTTAAAAGAGATGCCCATGTGAGGGTAGATATATTCTATAGAGATATGTCTGATAAAAATAAGTCTATAATTAATATGCTAGGTAATATATTTTTATTACAACCTTTATGCCTAGTTATTTTCTTTTACTCCTTTGGGTTTGTAGAATTTTCGTGGAAGATTATGGAAACCTCTCCTGAACCTGAAGGCTTGCCTTTTGTTTATTTACAGAAAACCCTTTTACTACTTATGAGCTTTTTATTATGGCTACAAAGTATTTCGGAAATTCTTAAATCTTTCACTACATTTAAACATGGTTGA
- a CDS encoding TRAP transporter large permease subunit, with the protein MVELIPLLMFMVICCVLLAGFPVAFSLGGTALIFAAIGIITGNFDASLLGTIPNRMFGDMTNTTLVAVPLFVFMGVLLEKSNLAEDLLANMANLFGGFRGSLAISVIIVGAMIAASTGIVGATVIAMGLISLPIMLQRGYDQSLATGTICATGTLGQIIPPSIALVILGDVLSAAYQQSQLSIGNFSAKTISVGDLFMGAIIPGGILVLMYALYVLLKAYFSPESAPAHEIKIKEGRLKVILITLVPPLALITMVLGSILLGIATPTEASGVGALGALILSYTRKSLTKENLTSAVETTAEITAMVFMILIGSSIFSLVFRGFGGDDLVSNIFSQMPGGVFSAVLVVMIMIFLLGFILDFIQITFVVVPIVGPVLLAMGVDPIWLGIMIAINLQTSFLTPPFGFALFYLRSVAPDNLPTMAMYRGVIPFIIIQIFLLVILSIFPELITTLPNLVYGP; encoded by the coding sequence ATGGTTGAATTAATACCGCTTCTTATGTTTATGGTTATTTGCTGCGTCCTTTTAGCTGGATTTCCTGTTGCTTTTTCTCTTGGAGGAACAGCCTTAATATTTGCGGCTATAGGAATCATTACTGGTAATTTTGATGCATCTTTATTGGGAACTATTCCAAATAGGATGTTTGGAGATATGACCAATACTACTCTTGTAGCTGTACCACTTTTTGTATTCATGGGTGTACTTCTAGAAAAATCAAATTTAGCAGAGGATTTATTAGCTAATATGGCAAATCTTTTTGGTGGCTTTAGGGGGAGCCTAGCAATATCTGTAATTATTGTAGGAGCTATGATTGCTGCTAGTACAGGCATAGTTGGAGCAACCGTAATAGCGATGGGTTTAATCTCTCTGCCAATTATGCTCCAAAGAGGTTATGACCAAAGTTTAGCCACAGGAACAATATGCGCAACTGGAACTTTAGGGCAAATCATTCCTCCATCTATAGCACTTGTAATCCTTGGTGACGTTTTGTCAGCAGCTTACCAACAATCTCAATTGAGTATAGGAAACTTTTCGGCAAAAACTATATCAGTAGGCGATTTGTTTATGGGAGCAATAATTCCTGGAGGAATTTTAGTATTAATGTATGCACTTTATGTTCTATTAAAAGCATATTTTTCTCCTGAAAGTGCTCCTGCTCATGAAATTAAAATCAAGGAAGGTAGGCTGAAGGTCATTCTTATAACACTAGTGCCTCCTTTAGCATTAATAACTATGGTTCTGGGTTCAATATTACTAGGGATAGCCACTCCTACGGAAGCTTCTGGAGTAGGAGCTCTAGGAGCCCTTATTTTATCTTATACTAGAAAATCTCTTACTAAGGAAAACTTAACTTCGGCAGTAGAAACTACGGCCGAGATTACTGCAATGGTTTTTATGATCCTCATAGGTTCATCAATTTTCTCTTTGGTTTTTAGAGGATTTGGAGGGGATGATTTAGTCTCTAATATTTTTAGTCAAATGCCTGGAGGTGTTTTCAGCGCTGTATTAGTTGTCATGATTATGATTTTCCTCTTGGGTTTCATTCTAGATTTTATTCAAATCACATTTGTTGTTGTTCCTATCGTAGGTCCGGTTCTTTTAGCTATGGGGGTTGATCCTATTTGGCTCGGCATAATGATAGCTATTAACCTACAAACTTCTTTTTTAACACCGCCTTTTGGGTTCGCGCTTTTTTATCTTCGAAGTGTAGCCCCTGACAATTTACCAACGATGGCAATGTATAGAGGGGTAATTCCATTTATAATAATTCAAATTTTTCTGTTAGTTATTTTATCCATTTTCCCTGAATTAATAACAACTCTTCCTAATCTAGTATACGGGCCTTAA
- the lipA gene encoding lipoyl synthase, whose product MKYSIDLIPSKTIKEDGTIAIKNGIKRNKNSMISPSKKPKWLRITTSNTQEFLTTKSVVQDNNLHTVCEEAMCPNISECWSHGTATFMLMGSVCTRACKFCAVDTGNPKGKLDPKEPKNVAQSIKLMKLKYAVLTSVNRDDLEDGGAEHYAKTIQEVTNSCPEVIVEALVPDFCGIESSIQILVNSGVHVFAQNLETVESLTYKVRDPRAGYRQTLNVLSLAKKIKPNIITKTSLMFGLGESDLEIENAMDDILSSGVDVLTMGQYLRPTLNHLPVERWVTPSEFKNYEALAFSKGFVEIASGPLVRSSYRADKIAHLVR is encoded by the coding sequence ATGAAATATTCTATAGATTTGATACCTTCTAAGACTATCAAGGAAGATGGAACGATTGCTATCAAGAACGGAATAAAACGAAATAAAAATTCTATGATTTCTCCATCCAAAAAACCAAAATGGTTGAGGATAACTACTTCCAATACTCAAGAATTTTTAACCACCAAAAGTGTAGTTCAGGACAATAATTTACATACTGTCTGTGAAGAAGCAATGTGTCCAAATATATCTGAATGTTGGAGTCATGGCACTGCAACCTTTATGTTAATGGGCTCTGTATGCACTAGGGCATGTAAATTTTGTGCCGTTGATACAGGAAATCCTAAAGGAAAATTAGATCCAAAAGAGCCCAAGAATGTAGCTCAGTCAATCAAATTAATGAAACTCAAGTATGCGGTACTAACTTCTGTAAATAGAGATGATTTAGAAGATGGAGGAGCGGAGCATTATGCTAAAACAATTCAAGAAGTTACTAATTCTTGTCCTGAGGTTATCGTAGAAGCACTGGTACCTGATTTTTGTGGAATAGAGTCTTCTATACAAATTCTAGTTAATTCAGGTGTACACGTTTTCGCACAAAATCTAGAAACTGTAGAAAGTCTGACTTATAAGGTAAGGGACCCTAGAGCTGGCTATCGTCAAACTCTTAATGTTTTGTCTTTAGCTAAAAAGATAAAGCCAAATATAATCACAAAAACTAGTTTGATGTTCGGTTTAGGCGAAAGTGATCTAGAGATTGAGAATGCAATGGATGATATATTATCTTCAGGAGTAGACGTTCTGACAATGGGCCAGTACCTCAGGCCTACATTAAATCATCTGCCGGTAGAAAGATGGGTGACACCTTCAGAGTTCAAGAATTATGAAGCTCTTGCTTTTTCAAAAGGATTTGTTGAGATTGCATCAGGTCCTTTAGTTAGATCATCCTATAGAGCAGATAAAATAGCTCATTTAGTAAGATAA